One Psychromicrobium lacuslunae genomic window carries:
- a CDS encoding Rop family plasmid primer RNA-binding protein has product MTKQEKTALNMARFIRSQTLTLLEKLNELDADEQADICESLHDHADELYRSCLARFGDDGENL; this is encoded by the coding sequence GTGACCAAACAGGAAAAAACCGCCCTTAACATGGCCCGCTTTATCAGAAGCCAGACATTAACGCTTCTGGAGAAACTCAACGAGCTGGACGCGGATGAACAGGCAGACATCTGTGAATCGCTTCACGACCACGCTGATGAGCTTTACCGCAGCTGCCTCGCGCGTTTCGGTGATGACGGTGAAAACCTCTGA